A region of the Kribbella sp. NBC_01245 genome:
GCGTCGACGTAGGCCGGCTGGCGGCCAGCGGAGCACGCGCCGTCGTGGTCACTCCTGCGCATCAGTGCCCTACTGGCGTGGCACTCAGCCCGGAGCGCCGGCACAAGCTGCTGGCCTGGGCGGAGGCGGTCGACGGCTTCGTGATCGAAGACGACTACGACTCGGAGTTCCGCTACGACCGCCAGCCGGTCGGCTCCCTGCAGGGTCTGTCGCCCGAGCGGGTGATCGCGCTGGGGTCGGTGAGCAAGACGCTCGCGCCGGGAATCCGGATCGGCTGGATGTTCGCGCCGCCGGGCCTTGTCGACCCGCTCGTCGAGACGAAGGCTCTGACCAGTCGCGGAGCTCCCGCCCTCGACCAGCTCGCGCTGGCCCGCCTGATGGAGTCCGGTCGATACGACGGGCACCTCCGCCGAATGCGGACGACCTACCAGCGTCGACGCAGCACACTCATCACAGCGGTGGACGAGTTCCTGCCGACCCTTCGGCTGGACGGGCTCGCGGCAGGCTGCCACGCCGTACTCCGCCTGCCGGACGGTGTACGGGAAGCAGACGTCGTGACCGGGGCCAGGCAGCGATCGGTGGAAGTTCGCGGCCTAAGCGAGTACTGCTTCGGAGCCGGCGAGCTCGCCGCACATCCGGCGCCGGGCCTCGTCCTCGGCTTCGGCAACGTCAACGAGTCACGCATCCGGCGTGGAGTAGGCGTCCTGGCCGAGGTGATCGGAGCAGGTTAGGCGTTCTGCCGGCAAAGAACTGTCGGTGCGTCGTACTA
Encoded here:
- the pdxR gene encoding MocR-like pyridoxine biosynthesis transcription factor PdxR; this translates as MAVQWKGDGPGLLVQLDRDVPRQLGHQLQEQLRSAIRAGAIRAGERLPSSRSLADQLGISRGLVVDSYAQLYAEGYLVTEVGSGTRVAERAGTTSPAETPLPRVDPARTKSEVDFEYGVPDLASAPIRDWLWALGDAARLAPAALMGDEPDGGDQRLREVLAAYHRRVRAGAAFAEHTVVTAGFRHALTLVFATLASNGVKRVGLESPGPRAHDRIAERFGLQAVPVPVDEDGVDVGRLAASGARAVVVTPAHQCPTGVALSPERRHKLLAWAEAVDGFVIEDDYDSEFRYDRQPVGSLQGLSPERVIALGSVSKTLAPGIRIGWMFAPPGLVDPLVETKALTSRGAPALDQLALARLMESGRYDGHLRRMRTTYQRRRSTLITAVDEFLPTLRLDGLAAGCHAVLRLPDGVREADVVTGARQRSVEVRGLSEYCFGAGELAAHPAPGLVLGFGNVNESRIRRGVGVLAEVIGAG